gtagtcaccagaactagtgttccccttggacattttcccttctattcctgctctggtgacaacccaaaatgtggatttttgttttcatttttatcaaTGACAGTAAAACGgaaaaatggagagggtgaatcttgttaacagggacacagacagccataACCTGacgggtgttctaatccatctccactcaatccaaaactaaaaaataagttTTACCTTTcatgccggttcacacttgtgtgatgtcagacatcgcatgtgattcacactacACTGCTGTGCAGATTACATGCGATgtttgtgcgatgcaaattcagccatacagattctatggctgaatttgcatgacattagaaccaaaattatgcagcacctttttttttgtccgcaccaaaatcggatcgcatagaTGTTCACACCCACGCGatttgattcctgtccgaattcacagtttacACTGCAATATGCGTACCGATCTGGGGTTGCCATTAACTTTCTATTCACACCGGCAGtggttcacatagggcagtgtgaactgcctgcgagttctatGCGATGCAGGACTGGAGTTGTGCTGGTGTGAACCGACATTTAGTACTTATCATATTTCAGCTTATTGAAGATCTTCATTTCTTTTCAGGAATCCTGACACATTCTGGACTACAACAGGAATGTTCCCCCAGGAATTCATCATCAGCTTGAACACTTTGCAAAAAATTGGCAAAATTACCATCGATAGCTCACAAAGTAAGGTCAGAAGGGAGATTTACCTTCTATGCATAGCATTAAAGGAGCAGTATGGGCAAagctgtgcccgccccctccccagcCTGGCGCTCCACTGGGCGAGCAGAGATCGGTGACTGACATTCACTGCTCTCCATTTGaagcagactgagaactgagaaATCAGCTGTCATATAATTAATCAGTTTCCTGTGTGGGAATTGGCTTGGAACAGCTGAAGGATCACACAGATATAGCAGCATCAAGGggagtatgaatgttttttttcaaaagctcatacttctcctttaatgcctcCTGCAAGGGGTTTGAATTGATCAACATCTGAATAGTTTACTAATTTCAAGTCATTTGCTGAGTCTAATATTATTGAGAATACAGACACAATGTAATACAGTCTTCACTGTGGGCTCAGCCATCTTGATAGATTGCCTGCTGCTTCCTGGCACTGAACAGACTTACagtaggtatagaaaagaatcacccctttgCAGCCTAaaaataaagacagacacagttttccttttatacagctgtatttataacatccaagtgaaagctataccaccaacatgtcagaaaaaaaaaaataaattcaaaaacagaatcactgagttggaaaaaagacccccccctctccccttaagtcagtattttgttgaaccacctttttctttaattccagcctttagtctgttgggatatgtcttttctaactttgcacatctagactgcaatatttgcccactcttgtttgcagaactgctcaagttccaTTAAATTTGATGACAACTGTTTGTGGGCTGCAGTGTTCAAGTCATGCCACAGATTTTcattggggtttaagtctgggctctgactaggccatgcaaggacattcatctttttctcctttaaccactgtgtggtaatttttgctgggTGCTTTGGGTTATTTTCATGTTGAAAGGTAAATCTTCTTGCTGGTAATTTAGCCGAAGTGTTCCATTTCCCATGGAAAGATAACATAAAATACTTGAGGGTAAATCTGGCAAATTCCAGGGAGAAACTATATAATTTAAATTTTATACCCCTCCTGAATGAAATTagagcagaaataaaaagaataagcTATTGCCCTGTTTCATGGATAGGACGAGTTAACATTGTGAAGATGGTCCTAGCACCAAAGATATTgtataagatgcagatgctcccaatcccTCTAGCACAAAATTTCTTTAGAAGACTGGCAGAAATAATAAGTAAATATGTTTGggaaaagaaaaaacctagagtagCTTATAAAGTACTGAGTAGAGGAAAAGCACAAGGGGGGTTTGCGATCCCCGACTTTAGAAACTACTATAAAGCGATTGTCATAGCACGGGCACTAGAGTGGGAGAAAAGTAGAAAAAGtaaaagatgggttaatttagaGATGGGGTTAAGTAACACACAGTTAAATCATATGATATGGAACCCTCCTGGTCAGAGGAGGCTAGGGATAGAAACGCACTTTATCACACACCTTACACTGAAAATATGGGACCAGATTCACCAAAGTAATaaatgggagtataactcacctttgatttttttaaaaaaacaatatgttcTTCCCTCCCGGGATGGAAGAGGTGGGGGGAAATTGGATACTAAAGAAGGAAGCACAAGTAAGAGATATTATCAAAGGGGGAAAATCCGTACACAACAGGAATTAGAATCACAAAGGGATTTATTGATATTAAATAGGTGGAGGTATGGGCAACTCATGCACTTCATACAAGGTCTGCCGGGGCCCTTAAGGGGGGGAGAGGACCTCAGAGAGATCGAGAAGCTATTTTGTAGGGAAGAGGTGAAGAGGATGATTTCCGCAATTTATAAAATCTTGATGAGTAGAGAGGAGTTGGAACCACCGCCATATTtgaagaaatgggaggaggaactgggtTTAGGGTGTAGCATTGAAACAGTGGAAAACATCCTGGGGGCCACACACGGAACCGCATTGGACATGAAAACAATAGAGAGCAATTATAAGTGCCTGGCCAGGTGGTACTTGACCCCGGTAAAACTTAGTAAGCTTTCATCAGAAAGGTCACCCaattgttggagagggtgtggggaACCAGGAGACATGGCACATCTTTGGTGGAATTGCCCCAACATCAAatcattctggaaagaagtgatTAAAATAAGTGAAGAAATAACGGGAAAAGGTATAACATACAACCCCTGGGATTGCTTGTTTCACGGGTcggagggagggaaaaaggggtaTAAGTCCTCTTTAACCCCAATATTGTTAAATTCAGCAAAAAATGTGATCCCAAAGAAGTGGCAGGAAATGGAGGGCCCGAAACCCATGAAATTTACCTAATGGAAAAGGCAGAACTAGAAGTCCAAGTAGAAAGAAAACAAGAGGATTAAAAGGGCAAATGGGGTCCCTGGGTGGCATTCAGGAAATCTAAACGATATGTGGAAGCAATGATACTGTAACTTTCAAATTGTTGTTGGGTTGCgagggggggggatatggggaAAGGGAGGGAGTAGGGAACAAAAGGGGAGGTACCACTATGTAATTTAAATTGAATGTGTGTAATAGTTATTTTCTGTGGTAGACTTATAGAGCCCCACTCAATCAAAGGGGTGATggtttttgtacttttttataaaagaaaataaagatttaaaaaaaaaaaaaaaaaaaaagaaagttaaatcttcttcccattgacaactttctgatggggcagcagatttttctcaagaatttgatgatattttgccccatccatttttccttctatcctgacaagtgctccagtctctgctgcagagaaacacccccataacaggatattaccacctccatgctttactgtaggaatggtgttatttggatggtgggctgtattggatttccgccagacataacgtttggtgttgaggccaaataatgaatttttagtctcatctgaccagaacaccattttccatgtggcctcagaatcatCAAAGTGCGTTTTTTGCAAAGTTCAATCGTCACCGCTggtggcctttcttgaggaatgGCTTCTTTCTTGCAACCCTCTCATACAAGCCaaatttgtggagaatttgtgatattgttttttctctggtcccccaccagtgctcctggctcctcccacaggCTTTGATTGACATCACTGAGAGCTATTGgcaaagccagtgagacacggAAGTGAggtgagagaagagctgcagacgtgcacagcatTGGATTGAATgagtgctcaggtaagtataaggggcggCGAGTGGCCAAAATCAACGCCTGAACATTTTTTACCTGAGTGCAAGGGATGCATTAAGGTACAAAGtgcttaggctttagaaccactttagataAGGGATATGTGTTTGTGTGAGCAAAGGCTGCAATTGCTGATCTTCTATTTAATACAACTAGCTCTCTCCCTGACCCTGAACAAATATGCAGGAATAAGTCAGGGCTTCTGATCTACATACTTGTGCTGGGTCAAAGACTGGGGATGTACTGAAGCTATTAAATTATCAGGCAACTGACTTTTAGAAAGAGCAGCTAAAGCACCCTCCACATTTGCCTGAGCATGGTTTCTAAGTATTAATGGACTGTACTGTAGTGTTACCACAAGATGGCACTACAGTCTTGGGCTCTCAGTGCTCAGCTTCCTTTATTGatatttaaagtgtttttttttttatcctccttgTACAGTAAGAAGTTTACGTATTGAAACGAGCACTTCCAAGGAACCAACAAATTTTGAGCACTGTGTGGAAAGAGGTGAGCGTGTTATTGTGAGCAATGCTTTTGTACCTCTTTTGAATTAGATTAAAGCAAAACTAcaggaaacctttttttttggaaacattACTTTGTAAATAAAGTACCTCTGATTAAGAGTATTCTATGATCAGCATTGAAATAATGGGCAGCACACCAAAGATGTTCATTTCCAGCTAAGGTTTATTGCTTGGGGGTGTGCTGTCATTGAAGCAAATCTTAGCTGGAGTTTAACATCTTCGGTGTGTGGCCTCTTGTTTGGACACCAGGGTCTTGGCACCTGGATGATTTCAGAGAATCAAAGAGGATACAGGCTGGCCTGTGAGCAGAGAAAGGGTTATTCTATATGCCCAGATTGCTGCAGGTTACTGTACAAATTTAGGTTTTATTCATCCCAGATACTACACACAGTGCTCTTCTTCCTGAGCTGTGACTGTAGTAAAGGATACTGTTGATcactttcccccttcctctctttTCGTCCATTCACCTGATATACTTTTTATCTGAATGGACAAGAGGAGATCTTGCTGTTTTAcctgcccctcctctccccttgtCTATAGACAGAACAGCTTACATTATTTGAATCAATTAGAAGACTTTTTGTGAATACACAATTGAGAGGAAAGGGATAATAAACTTGCAGTGTCAGTGCCAGAAGAAGAGCGCTGTGTTTAGTATCCAGGATGAATGAAACTAAGATTCGTATAGTAACCAGCAACGATTCAGGCATAGGATAGTCTTAATTAGAGGTAACGTTTTCACATTGTGATGTttcttaaagtccaactccagaaaaaaacaaaatttaaatagTGGATTGTGCATCAATTACCTTACTCCTCAGTTGTGATTCCAAACACCTCTTCCTAAGCCATCCTGTAGTGTACTTGACCAAAGTCACAGTTTCCTCTATGAGGCAAGCTTATTTCCTGCCCTGGGGACCAGACATTTGTCCCTGCTCATTATCTTCTTAGGGACCAGTCCCGTCACTGCCTCTGGAGCCTATGAGAGAGGACCCGGCCACTGGAGGTGTTGCTTCCACCATAAGAGGCGCCCAAATCACGCAGGCAGTGATGTGGATACCCGAAGAAGGACCCCAGGAAGTAAATATAAGAGGAGAGAGGGATTGTCATGTGTCTGTGGCTTCTGATAGGTAAAATATGTATttgaatagtgttttttttttttttttcatactagcgGTTAGCTAAGGAGAGGTGGGAGGGGTTGCTAATATCTTGAAGTTaggctttaaagggattgtaaactgctgaacgtttttttttttcttacctgcaaggtaatgtcataatgtgatagaacattatgtgaaactttcctgaaaacaaagcattccagcgatgcaatgtcatcgctggaggCCGCTTCCGTCTTCACCCATGCTTCCAGGTTCACGGacttcggctctgtgactggccggagctgccaTGGCGTCAATCCTGCGTATGAGCGCGGGCACCaccgtttacggcacagggctctgaaggaacggcacgggtggccgttccttcagagcgcatgcaatgtcactggctgcatgtacagtaaatatcccctaaacagtgcacgtttaggagatatttataggcttacctataggtaaaattttaGTGATAGAAGCTTcttctttaaagagtaactccacttttgttgaggaaaaaaaaaatattcccttttgggtaatctatgtacattgcaggtattttaacaaactttgttgcagattcctatctatataagaaatagctgtttgtcagTATCCATGTGCAGAataaatgtgaatgggagtgactttaaaATTATCATTCAGCTGCTACACTTGCAGGGTACTTATGagaaaagtggcagggtctgcatccctttagacatgattaacCCTTTGGCAGTatatcaccaaaactgaaatttatGTTGGAGGGAAcacccaaaatctgacttgtatcttagtacagacttctgggaaaatcagtgagccactcACGCAATGACTGAATGACACAGTGACAATGGCAGGAAATGGCAatggcaggaaattacatttccgaGAGGTGTTtcgtacaccatctgtgtacagaacacctccaggtagccatattgcattgcattctaCAGAAAATGACAACGCTGcagattaaaaaaggaaaggtaatttttaataatgttatattacaatatgacttgtgtagaaaTTGTATATGATATATATTACACTTTAAATATTTAATAAGCTGCTTATTATTGTATTGATATAATTAGTTTGTTTCTAGGTCTCAGAAGTATGGGCTTTTCAGCAATTTTCTTGTCATGTGTGTTTTATCTATACTGATGTATTGTTACAGCATTGTGACTGAAATGGATTTTCTCTCCACTTGGTTGCAGAGTTTGAACATGTTGAAGGACAGTTCCACAATGAAGAAATTACTGTAAGTGTGAAACCACTCAAACTTTCAATGAACCTTTTTACCATCTTAAACATTTAGAGTGCATGTAAACCTCAGATTtgaaatatgaagaaagcatatccctctatagtgtgtcagTTAAGAGCACTTAGTGTCatctctgtctgctgcttcgttcctctgctatgagcatgaatcacttctggcaagttttcatgacaccaagagaaaaatggtgacaggggagggatctccagctgactgacagcctcagctcctcagctctattcctgtgtgctgtgtgggggatgtgtcccttccctccaatcatttctcagagttctcctcactgagctctgcagaatgttcagctctctgccccctttttttgaactctcagac
This portion of the Aquarana catesbeiana isolate 2022-GZ linkage group LG07, ASM4218655v1, whole genome shotgun sequence genome encodes:
- the IFT25 gene encoding intraflagellar transport protein 25 homolog isoform X1; this translates as MTRAGDLCLSSAGAVLAFATSGDGGYPAQHIIDGNPDTFWTTTGMFPQEFIISLNTLQKIGKITIDSSQIRSLRIETSTSKEPTNFEHCVERGTSPVTASGAYERGPGHWRCCFHHKRRPNHAGSDVDTRRRTPGSKYKRREGLSCVCGF
- the IFT25 gene encoding intraflagellar transport protein 25 homolog isoform X2, with translation MTRAGDLCLSSAGAVLAFATSGDGGYPAQHIIDGNPDTFWTTTGMFPQEFIISLNTLQKIGKITIDSSQIRSLRIETSTSKEPTNFEHCVEREFEHVEGQFHNEEITFPGVQAIHLRFVILSGFDHFVAVRSVSAESVI